Proteins from a single region of Campylobacter sputorum:
- a CDS encoding SelT/SelW/SelH family (seleno)protein encodes MDIKITYCNSUSYRPQASRVEEEIKNVYNDAKIELVAGSGGNFIIEVDGKIIFSKRDMDEPRFPNDGEILELIKMI; translated from the coding sequence ATGGATATAAAGATTACTTATTGTAATTCTTGATCTTATAGACCACAAGCTTCCCGTGTGGAAGAAGAAATAAAAAACGTCTATAATGATGCAAAGATAGAACTTGTAGCAGGTAGTGGCGGTAACTTCATAATTGAAGTAGATGGAAAAATTATATTTTCAAAAAGAGATATGGATGAGCCGAGATTTCCTAATGATGGGGAAATTTTAGAACTCATTAAGATGATTTAA
- the rpoC gene encoding DNA-directed RNA polymerase subunit beta' → MSELRPIDIKEEDRPKDFKAFQLMLASPEKIKSWSHGEVKKPETINYRTLKPERDGLFCAKIFGPVRDYECLCGKYKKMRYKGIKCEKCGVEVTTSKVRRSRMGHIELVTPVAHIWYVNSLPSRIGTLLGIKMKDLERVLYYEAYIVETPGNAYYDNENTKKVEQYHVLNEEQYQSLLDRYSDSGFKARMGGEVIRDLLSSLDLIDIHNNLKEEYASTNSEAKKKTLVKRLKVIESFLESGNRPEWMMITNLPVLPPDLRPLVGLDGGKFAVSDVNDLYRRVINRNSRLKRLMELDAPEIIVRNEKRMLQEAVDALFDNGRRANAVKGANKRPLKSLSEIIKGKQGRFRQNLLGKRVDFSGRSVIVVGPNLRMDQCGLPKTMALELFKPHLIARLQEKGYATTVKQAKKMIDDKNNEVWECLEEVVKDHPVMLNRAPTLHKLSIQAFHPVLVDGKAIKLHPLVCSAFNADFDGDQMAIHVPLSQEAIAECKIMMLSSMNILLPASGKAVAVPSQDMVLGIYYLSLIKDGALGENKIFGNVDEVRLAVEYGYLDHHAKLKTIIDGKTIFTTAGRLIIKSIIPDFVPDDMWNKIMKKKDIANLVDYVYKNGGFEVSARFLDALKDLGFRYATKAGISISVDDIIVPQSKEKYIQDAKNQVKEIQNQYGAGLLTDSERYNKIVDIWTDASNKVANEMMKLVKEDKNGFNSIYMMADSGARGSTAQIRQLAGMRGLMTKPDGSIIETPIISNFREGLNVLEYFISTHGARKGLADTALKTANAGYLTRKLIDVGQNVKVTMHDCGTHEGVEITEITENGELIESLEERILGRVVSADVIDPITNEILFSEGTLIDEEKAREIVDAGIKSVSIRTPVTCKAKKGVCAKCYGVNLAEGKLVKPGEAVGIISAQSIGEPGTQLTLRTFHIGGTASAGQQARKIEASKEGFIRYYNVQTYENNKKQIVANRRNAAVLLVEPKIKAAFDGIIDIDMAHDDVSIIVKGKKEEVKYTLRKQDIAKPNELAGVSGKVEGKFYISYKAGDSVKENESIVEVIKEGYNIPNRIPYASELMVKDGEPVTQKIISGASGILKFYILNGDYLQRKKDIKKGHLVNEKGLFVVVADEDDREAIRHYIPRESIIEFDDSSTVDAKSIIAKPKKEEKTVIAQWDPYSNPVISEADGKVSFEQIEPDRSVTAQYDETTGQTRLVINEYLPSGIKPTIIVTTSDGKMLKYPLEPKTAIFVDEGTIVKQADTLAKTPKAIAKSEDITGGLPRVSELFEARRPKNAAIIADIDGIIRFDKPLRSKEKIIIEGTDGRIHQYLVDKDRKIQVRDGEFVHAGEKITDGVISSHDVLKILGEKALHYYLISEIQQVYRSQGVAIADKHIEIIVSQMLRQVKIVDSGDTNFIVGDLISKRKFREENARIMKIGGEPALAEPVLLGVTRAAIGSDSVISAASFQETTKVLTEASIAGKFDYLEDLKENVIIGRMIPVGTGFNQDKKLKLIYPKDKE, encoded by the coding sequence ATGAGTGAGTTAAGACCTATAGATATTAAAGAAGAAGATAGACCAAAGGATTTTAAAGCATTTCAACTTATGCTTGCAAGTCCTGAAAAGATAAAATCTTGGAGTCATGGCGAAGTTAAAAAACCAGAAACTATAAACTACCGAACACTAAAACCAGAAAGAGATGGTCTTTTTTGTGCTAAAATTTTTGGTCCAGTAAGAGATTATGAATGTCTTTGTGGTAAGTATAAAAAAATGCGTTATAAAGGCATTAAATGTGAAAAATGTGGTGTTGAAGTAACTACATCTAAAGTTAGAAGATCTAGAATGGGCCATATTGAACTTGTTACTCCAGTTGCTCACATTTGGTATGTAAATTCTCTTCCAAGTAGAATAGGAACTTTGCTTGGCATAAAAATGAAAGATTTAGAAAGAGTACTTTACTATGAGGCATATATAGTAGAAACTCCTGGTAATGCGTATTATGATAATGAAAATACAAAAAAAGTAGAACAATATCATGTATTAAATGAAGAGCAATATCAATCTTTACTTGATAGATACTCAGATAGCGGTTTTAAAGCTAGAATGGGTGGAGAGGTCATTAGAGATCTTTTAAGTAGTTTGGATTTAATAGATATTCATAATAATTTAAAAGAAGAGTATGCATCTACTAACTCAGAAGCTAAGAAAAAAACTTTAGTAAAAAGACTTAAAGTCATAGAGTCATTTTTAGAAAGTGGAAATCGTCCTGAGTGGATGATGATAACTAATTTGCCAGTTCTTCCGCCAGATCTTAGACCCCTAGTTGGTTTAGATGGTGGTAAATTTGCAGTTTCTGATGTAAATGATCTTTATAGAAGAGTAATAAATAGAAATAGTCGTTTAAAAAGACTTATGGAACTTGATGCTCCTGAGATTATTGTTAGAAATGAAAAAAGAATGCTTCAAGAAGCTGTTGATGCACTTTTTGATAATGGCAGAAGAGCAAATGCTGTAAAAGGAGCAAATAAGCGTCCTCTTAAATCTCTAAGTGAGATTATTAAGGGTAAACAAGGTCGTTTTAGACAAAATCTTCTTGGAAAAAGAGTTGATTTTTCAGGTCGTAGCGTTATTGTTGTTGGTCCAAATTTAAGAATGGATCAATGTGGTTTACCAAAAACAATGGCTTTAGAGCTATTTAAACCACATCTCATAGCAAGACTTCAAGAAAAAGGTTACGCTACAACAGTTAAACAAGCTAAAAAAATGATAGATGATAAGAACAATGAAGTTTGGGAGTGCTTAGAAGAGGTTGTTAAAGATCATCCTGTTATGTTAAACCGTGCTCCTACGCTTCATAAACTTTCTATTCAAGCATTTCATCCAGTTCTTGTAGATGGTAAAGCTATTAAGCTTCATCCATTGGTTTGTTCTGCATTTAATGCTGACTTTGATGGTGACCAAATGGCTATACATGTACCTCTTTCGCAAGAAGCCATTGCAGAATGTAAGATAATGATGCTAAGCTCAATGAATATTTTGCTTCCTGCAAGTGGTAAAGCTGTTGCCGTTCCATCTCAAGATATGGTTTTAGGAATTTATTATCTTTCTTTGATTAAAGATGGCGCACTTGGAGAGAATAAAATTTTTGGAAATGTTGATGAGGTAAGACTTGCTGTTGAATATGGTTACCTTGATCATCATGCAAAATTAAAAACTATCATAGATGGCAAGACTATATTTACAACAGCTGGAAGGCTCATTATAAAATCAATCATTCCTGATTTTGTTCCAGATGATATGTGGAACAAAATTATGAAAAAGAAAGATATTGCAAATTTGGTTGATTATGTTTATAAAAATGGTGGATTTGAAGTAAGTGCACGATTTCTTGATGCTCTTAAAGATCTTGGTTTTAGATATGCAACAAAAGCTGGAATTTCAATATCAGTTGATGATATCATTGTTCCGCAAAGTAAAGAAAAATATATTCAAGATGCAAAAAATCAAGTTAAAGAGATACAAAATCAATATGGTGCAGGACTATTAACAGATTCTGAAAGATATAATAAAATAGTTGATATATGGACCGATGCTAGTAATAAAGTCGCAAATGAGATGATGAAACTAGTTAAAGAAGATAAAAATGGTTTTAACTCTATTTATATGATGGCAGATAGCGGTGCTAGAGGTAGTACAGCTCAAATTAGGCAGCTTGCTGGTATGCGTGGTCTTATGACAAAGCCAGATGGAAGTATTATTGAAACACCTATTATCTCAAATTTCCGTGAAGGACTAAATGTTTTAGAATATTTTATCTCAACTCATGGTGCTAGAAAAGGTCTTGCAGATACTGCGTTAAAAACAGCAAATGCTGGTTATCTTACAAGAAAACTTATAGATGTTGGTCAAAATGTAAAAGTGACTATGCATGATTGTGGAACTCACGAAGGCGTAGAAATAACTGAGATTACTGAAAATGGTGAGTTAATAGAAAGTCTAGAAGAGAGAATTTTAGGAAGAGTCGTAAGTGCCGATGTTATAGATCCTATAACAAATGAGATTTTATTTAGCGAAGGAACTCTTATAGATGAAGAAAAAGCAAGAGAGATAGTTGATGCTGGTATAAAATCAGTAAGCATTAGAACTCCTGTAACATGCAAGGCTAAAAAAGGCGTATGTGCTAAATGTTATGGTGTAAATCTTGCTGAAGGTAAACTTGTCAAGCCTGGTGAAGCAGTTGGTATTATATCAGCTCAATCAATTGGTGAACCAGGAACTCAGCTGACACTAAGAACATTCCATATCGGTGGAACTGCTTCTGCTGGGCAACAAGCTAGAAAAATTGAAGCTAGTAAAGAAGGCTTTATAAGATATTATAATGTTCAGACTTATGAAAACAACAAAAAACAAATTGTTGCAAACAGAAGAAATGCTGCCGTTCTTTTGGTTGAGCCTAAAATAAAAGCAGCATTTGATGGTATTATAGATATTGATATGGCGCATGATGATGTTAGTATTATTGTAAAAGGCAAAAAAGAAGAGGTAAAATATACTCTTAGAAAACAAGATATTGCCAAACCAAACGAGCTTGCTGGAGTTAGCGGAAAAGTTGAGGGTAAATTTTATATATCATATAAAGCAGGTGATAGCGTAAAAGAAAATGAGAGTATAGTTGAGGTTATAAAAGAGGGCTATAATATACCTAATCGTATTCCTTATGCAAGTGAGCTTATGGTTAAAGATGGTGAACCTGTAACACAAAAGATTATTTCTGGTGCTAGTGGTATACTTAAATTTTATATTTTAAATGGCGATTATTTGCAAAGAAAAAAAGATATTAAAAAAGGACATCTTGTAAATGAAAAAGGTCTTTTTGTTGTTGTTGCAGATGAAGATGACAGAGAAGCAATAAGACATTATATACCAAGAGAGTCTATAATAGAATTTGACGATAGCTCTACTGTGGATGCAAAAAGTATCATAGCTAAACCTAAAAAAGAAGAGAAAACAGTTATAGCTCAATGGGATCCATATTCAAATCCTGTTATATCAGAAGCTGATGGTAAGGTATCTTTTGAACAAATTGAACCAGATAGAAGCGTTACAGCACAATACGATGAGACAACAGGGCAAACCCGTCTTGTTATAAATGAGTATTTGCCAAGTGGTATAAAACCAACCATAATTGTTACAACAAGCGATGGTAAAATGCTTAAATACCCACTTGAGCCAAAAACAGCTATTTTTGTTGATGAGGGCACAATTGTAAAACAAGCAGATACGCTTGCAAAAACACCTAAAGCTATAGCAAAATCTGAAGATATCACAGGAGGTCTTCCTAGAGTTAGTGAGCTGTTTGAGGCAAGAAGACCTAAAAATGCTGCAATTATTGCAGATATTGACGGTATAATAAGATTTGATAAACCTCTTAGATCAAAAGAGAAAATCATTATAGAGGGCACAGACGGTAGAATTCATCAATATCTTGTAGATAAAGATAGAAAAATTCAAGTTAGAGATGGTGAGTTTGTTCATGCTGGAGAAAAGATTACAGATGGCGTTATAAGTAGTCATGATGTTCTTAAAATTTTAGGCGAAAAAGCACTTCATTATTATTTGATTAGCGAAATTCAACAAGTTTATCGCTCTCAAGGTGTTGCGATAGCTGATAAACATATAGAAATCATAGTCTCACAAATGCTAAGGCAAGTTAAGATTGTAGATAGTGGAGATACAAATTTTATAGTTGGCGATTTGATAAGTAAAAGAAAATTCCGTGAGGAAAATGCTAGAATTATGAAAATAGGTGGTGAGCCTGCTTTAGCAGAGCCAGTGCTTCTTGGTGTTACAAGAGCAGCTATTGGAAGCGATAGTGTTATATCAGCTGCTTCATTCCAAGAAACAACCAAAGTTTTAACAGAAGCTAGCATTGCTGGTAAATTTGATTATTTAGAAGATTTAAAAGAAAATGTTATTATCGGTCGCATGATTCCTGTTGGAACAGGTTTTAATCAAGATAAAAAATTAAAACTTATATATCCAAAAGATAAAGAGTAG
- the efp gene encoding elongation factor P has product MAYSMGDLKKGLKIELEGVPYKIVEYQHVKPGKGAAFVRVKIKSYIDGRVLEKTFHAGDKCEAPNLEDKQMQYLYDDGEFCQFMDTTTYEQISISDEEVGENKKWMLDGMMVDVLFHNGKAIGLEVPQVVELKIIETAPNFRGDTQGSNKKPATLETGAVVQIPFHVLEGEVIRVDTVRGEYIERANK; this is encoded by the coding sequence ATGGCGTATTCTATGGGAGATTTAAAAAAGGGTCTAAAGATAGAATTAGAAGGTGTTCCTTATAAAATTGTAGAGTATCAGCATGTAAAACCTGGCAAAGGAGCAGCTTTTGTTAGAGTAAAAATAAAATCATATATAGATGGTAGAGTTTTAGAAAAAACTTTTCATGCAGGTGATAAATGCGAAGCTCCAAATTTAGAAGATAAACAAATGCAATATCTTTATGATGATGGTGAGTTTTGTCAGTTTATGGATACTACTACTTACGAACAAATTTCAATTAGCGATGAAGAGGTTGGAGAGAACAAAAAATGGATGCTTGATGGTATGATGGTTGATGTTCTTTTTCATAATGGTAAGGCAATCGGACTTGAAGTTCCTCAGGTTGTTGAGTTAAAGATAATAGAAACTGCTCCAAATTTCCGTGGTGATACGCAAGGAAGCAATAAAAAACCAGCTACACTTGAAACTGGTGCAGTTGTGCAAATTCCTTTTCATGTATTAGAAGGTGAAGTTATCCGTGTTGATACAGTTAGGGGTGAATATATAGAAAGAGCAAATAAATAA
- a CDS encoding DJ-1 family glyoxalase III, protein MKIAIILATGFEEIEAVSIIDILKRGGIDCVSVGLDRRKVTGAHNITVYADIVLDDLVVSEYEMAILPGGLPGADNLANSHKLCEILQSFDANNKHIGAICAAPFVLAKFDLIKNSYTCYPGFEKNVNKSGYISNQNVVRDHNIMTSRGPATAMEFGLEILRELKGEKVYLDVKNGLLFE, encoded by the coding sequence ATGAAAATAGCAATTATCTTAGCAACAGGTTTTGAAGAAATTGAAGCTGTTAGCATTATAGATATTTTAAAAAGAGGCGGTATCGATTGTGTTAGTGTGGGATTAGATAGAAGAAAAGTTACTGGAGCTCATAATATTACCGTGTATGCAGATATTGTATTAGATGATTTGGTTGTAAGTGAGTATGAAATGGCTATTTTGCCAGGAGGATTACCTGGGGCAGATAATCTTGCAAACAGTCATAAGCTTTGCGAAATATTACAATCTTTTGATGCTAACAATAAACATATTGGTGCTATTTGTGCTGCTCCGTTTGTGCTTGCTAAATTTGATTTAATTAAAAACTCATACACTTGTTACCCTGGTTTTGAGAAAAATGTGAATAAAAGTGGTTATATATCAAATCAAAATGTAGTTCGCGATCACAATATAATGACTTCTAGAGGTCCTGCAACAGCTATGGAATTTGGATTAGAAATTTTAAGAGAATTAAAAGGCGAAAAGGTATATTTAGATGTTAAAAATGGATTACTTTTTGAGTAA